One genomic window of Struthio camelus isolate bStrCam1 chromosome 1, bStrCam1.hap1, whole genome shotgun sequence includes the following:
- the GYG2 gene encoding glycogenin-2 isoform X5, giving the protein MDADTLVLCNVDELFDREEFSAAPDSGWPDCFNSGVFVFRPSLKTYNLLLQFAEEHGSFDGGDQGLLNSFFSNWATTDIDKHLPFIYNLSSSAVYTYVPAFNHFGRDAKVVHFLGSTKPWNYKYNLQTKRVIQDGTTSGSLHQLSFLALWWNIYSASVLPLLEKPQKMEESESEECKHTFNGVEIILKKVSPPVANSLQMPVLPEQTYEIYPTTCSPEKLIFNVQPVCGVEQRGSNIHLLEPDRSSEQHMLHPTFQETSELNEVTYAVSELSIHLKPEEPSAEDERRKWEEGRMDYMGKDAFEHIRKKLDAFLY; this is encoded by the exons ATGGATGCAGACACTTTG GTGTTATGCAATGTTGATGAACTGTTTGATCGAGAAGAGTTTTCAGCAGCTCCTGATTCTGGCTGGCCTGACTGCTTCAATAGCGGTGTATTTGTGTTCCGACCGTCTTTAAAAACTTACAACCTTCTGCTCCAGTTTGCAGAAGAACATGGCAGCTTTGATG GGGGTGATCAAGGCTTGTTGAATAGTTTCTTCAGTAACTGGGCAACAACAGATATTGACAAACACTTACCCTTCATTTATAACTTAAGCAGCAGTGCTGTATACACCTATGTTCCTGCTTTCAATCA tTTTGGTAGAGATGCCAAAGTTGTTCACTTTTTGGGGTCGACAAAGCCCTGGAACTACAAATACAACCTTCAAACAAAGAGAGTTATACAGGATGGCACCACCTCTGGATCTTTGCATCAGCTGTCATTTCTTGCCCTCTGGTGGAACATATACAGTGCCAGTGTATTGCCTTTGTTAGAAAAACCTCAGAAGATGGAAGAGTCCGAATCTGAGGAATGTAAG catacATTCAATGGAGTTGAAATCATACTGAAAAAGGTCAGTCCTCCTGTGGCCAATTCACTGCAAATGCCTGTTCTTCCAGAGCAGACATATGAAATATACCCCACAACATGTTCACCTGAGAAGCTCATTTTCAATGTG CAGCCTGTATGTGGAGTTGAACAGCGCGGTTCTAACATCCATCTCTTGGAGCCTGACAGATCTTCAGAACAACATATGCTTCATCCAACATTTCAGGAAACCTCGGAACTG AATGAGGTTACGTATGCTGTTTCAGAGCTGTCTATTCACCTCAAACCAGAAGAACCAAGTGCAGAAGATGAAAGGAGAAAATGGGAGGAAGGGCGAATGGACTACATGGGGAAAGATGCTTTTGAACATATCAGAAAGAAGTTGGATGCATTTTTATATTAA
- the GYG2 gene encoding glycogenin-2 isoform X6, which translates to MDADTLVLCNVDELFDREEFSAAPDSGWPDCFNSGVFVFRPSLKTYNLLLQFAEEHGSFDGGDQGLLNSFFSNWATTDIDKHLPFIYNLSSSAVYTYVPAFNHFGRDAKVVHFLGSTKPWNYKYNLQTKRVIQDGTTSGSLHQLSFLALWWNIYSASVLPLLEKPQKMEESESEECKHTFNGVEIILKKVSPPVANSLQMPVLPEQTYEIYPTTCSPEKLIFNVPVCGVEQRGSNIHLLEPDRSSEQHMLHPTFQETSELNEVTYAVSELSIHLKPEEPSAEDERRKWEEGRMDYMGKDAFEHIRKKLDAFLY; encoded by the exons ATGGATGCAGACACTTTG GTGTTATGCAATGTTGATGAACTGTTTGATCGAGAAGAGTTTTCAGCAGCTCCTGATTCTGGCTGGCCTGACTGCTTCAATAGCGGTGTATTTGTGTTCCGACCGTCTTTAAAAACTTACAACCTTCTGCTCCAGTTTGCAGAAGAACATGGCAGCTTTGATG GGGGTGATCAAGGCTTGTTGAATAGTTTCTTCAGTAACTGGGCAACAACAGATATTGACAAACACTTACCCTTCATTTATAACTTAAGCAGCAGTGCTGTATACACCTATGTTCCTGCTTTCAATCA tTTTGGTAGAGATGCCAAAGTTGTTCACTTTTTGGGGTCGACAAAGCCCTGGAACTACAAATACAACCTTCAAACAAAGAGAGTTATACAGGATGGCACCACCTCTGGATCTTTGCATCAGCTGTCATTTCTTGCCCTCTGGTGGAACATATACAGTGCCAGTGTATTGCCTTTGTTAGAAAAACCTCAGAAGATGGAAGAGTCCGAATCTGAGGAATGTAAG catacATTCAATGGAGTTGAAATCATACTGAAAAAGGTCAGTCCTCCTGTGGCCAATTCACTGCAAATGCCTGTTCTTCCAGAGCAGACATATGAAATATACCCCACAACATGTTCACCTGAGAAGCTCATTTTCAATGTG CCTGTATGTGGAGTTGAACAGCGCGGTTCTAACATCCATCTCTTGGAGCCTGACAGATCTTCAGAACAACATATGCTTCATCCAACATTTCAGGAAACCTCGGAACTG AATGAGGTTACGTATGCTGTTTCAGAGCTGTCTATTCACCTCAAACCAGAAGAACCAAGTGCAGAAGATGAAAGGAGAAAATGGGAGGAAGGGCGAATGGACTACATGGGGAAAGATGCTTTTGAACATATCAGAAAGAAGTTGGATGCATTTTTATATTAA
- the GYG2 gene encoding glycogenin-2 isoform X1: MSVTDQAFVTLATDDVYCQGALVLGQSLRNHRTSRKLAVLITPEVSSGMRSVLRSVFDEVIEVDALDSADSVRLALLQRPELGVTFTKLHCWTLTHYSKCVFMDADTLVLCNVDELFDREEFSAAPDSGWPDCFNSGVFVFRPSLKTYNLLLQFAEEHGSFDGGDQGLLNSFFSNWATTDIDKHLPFIYNLSSSAVYTYVPAFNHFGRDAKVVHFLGSTKPWNYKYNLQTKRVIQDGTTSGSLHQLSFLALWWNIYSASVLPLLEKPQKMEESESEECKHTFNGVEIILKKVSPPVANSLQMPVLPEQTYEIYPTTCSPEKLIFNVQPVCGVEQRGSNIHLLEPDRSSEQHMLHPTFQETSELNEVTYAVSELSIHLKPEEPSAEDERRKWEEGRMDYMGKDAFEHIRKKLDAFLY, encoded by the exons ATGTCGG TAACGGATCAAGCCTTTGTGACCCTTGCTACCGATGATGTTTATTGTCAAGGAGCTCTGGTTCTCGGACAGTCCTTGCGGAACCATAGGACATCTAGAAAACTGGCAGTACTAATTACACCAGAGGTTTCCAGCGGGATGAG GTCTGTCCTCCGCAGCGTGTTCGATGAAGTAATTGAGGTAGATGCACTTGACAGTGCTGACTCGGTCCGTTTGGCTCTGTTACAGAGGCCAGAACTGGGTGTAACCTTCACTAAGCTTCACTGCTGGACTCTTACTCATTATAGCAAATGTGTCTTCATGGATGCAGACACTTTG GTGTTATGCAATGTTGATGAACTGTTTGATCGAGAAGAGTTTTCAGCAGCTCCTGATTCTGGCTGGCCTGACTGCTTCAATAGCGGTGTATTTGTGTTCCGACCGTCTTTAAAAACTTACAACCTTCTGCTCCAGTTTGCAGAAGAACATGGCAGCTTTGATG GGGGTGATCAAGGCTTGTTGAATAGTTTCTTCAGTAACTGGGCAACAACAGATATTGACAAACACTTACCCTTCATTTATAACTTAAGCAGCAGTGCTGTATACACCTATGTTCCTGCTTTCAATCA tTTTGGTAGAGATGCCAAAGTTGTTCACTTTTTGGGGTCGACAAAGCCCTGGAACTACAAATACAACCTTCAAACAAAGAGAGTTATACAGGATGGCACCACCTCTGGATCTTTGCATCAGCTGTCATTTCTTGCCCTCTGGTGGAACATATACAGTGCCAGTGTATTGCCTTTGTTAGAAAAACCTCAGAAGATGGAAGAGTCCGAATCTGAGGAATGTAAG catacATTCAATGGAGTTGAAATCATACTGAAAAAGGTCAGTCCTCCTGTGGCCAATTCACTGCAAATGCCTGTTCTTCCAGAGCAGACATATGAAATATACCCCACAACATGTTCACCTGAGAAGCTCATTTTCAATGTG CAGCCTGTATGTGGAGTTGAACAGCGCGGTTCTAACATCCATCTCTTGGAGCCTGACAGATCTTCAGAACAACATATGCTTCATCCAACATTTCAGGAAACCTCGGAACTG AATGAGGTTACGTATGCTGTTTCAGAGCTGTCTATTCACCTCAAACCAGAAGAACCAAGTGCAGAAGATGAAAGGAGAAAATGGGAGGAAGGGCGAATGGACTACATGGGGAAAGATGCTTTTGAACATATCAGAAAGAAGTTGGATGCATTTTTATATTAA
- the GYG2 gene encoding glycogenin-2 isoform X3: protein MRSVLRSVFDEVIEVDALDSADSVRLALLQRPELGVTFTKLHCWTLTHYSKCVFMDADTLVLCNVDELFDREEFSAAPDSGWPDCFNSGVFVFRPSLKTYNLLLQFAEEHGSFDGGDQGLLNSFFSNWATTDIDKHLPFIYNLSSSAVYTYVPAFNHFGRDAKVVHFLGSTKPWNYKYNLQTKRVIQDGTTSGSLHQLSFLALWWNIYSASVLPLLEKPQKMEESESEECKHTFNGVEIILKKVSPPVANSLQMPVLPEQTYEIYPTTCSPEKLIFNVQPVCGVEQRGSNIHLLEPDRSSEQHMLHPTFQETSELNEVTYAVSELSIHLKPEEPSAEDERRKWEEGRMDYMGKDAFEHIRKKLDAFLY from the exons ATGAG GTCTGTCCTCCGCAGCGTGTTCGATGAAGTAATTGAGGTAGATGCACTTGACAGTGCTGACTCGGTCCGTTTGGCTCTGTTACAGAGGCCAGAACTGGGTGTAACCTTCACTAAGCTTCACTGCTGGACTCTTACTCATTATAGCAAATGTGTCTTCATGGATGCAGACACTTTG GTGTTATGCAATGTTGATGAACTGTTTGATCGAGAAGAGTTTTCAGCAGCTCCTGATTCTGGCTGGCCTGACTGCTTCAATAGCGGTGTATTTGTGTTCCGACCGTCTTTAAAAACTTACAACCTTCTGCTCCAGTTTGCAGAAGAACATGGCAGCTTTGATG GGGGTGATCAAGGCTTGTTGAATAGTTTCTTCAGTAACTGGGCAACAACAGATATTGACAAACACTTACCCTTCATTTATAACTTAAGCAGCAGTGCTGTATACACCTATGTTCCTGCTTTCAATCA tTTTGGTAGAGATGCCAAAGTTGTTCACTTTTTGGGGTCGACAAAGCCCTGGAACTACAAATACAACCTTCAAACAAAGAGAGTTATACAGGATGGCACCACCTCTGGATCTTTGCATCAGCTGTCATTTCTTGCCCTCTGGTGGAACATATACAGTGCCAGTGTATTGCCTTTGTTAGAAAAACCTCAGAAGATGGAAGAGTCCGAATCTGAGGAATGTAAG catacATTCAATGGAGTTGAAATCATACTGAAAAAGGTCAGTCCTCCTGTGGCCAATTCACTGCAAATGCCTGTTCTTCCAGAGCAGACATATGAAATATACCCCACAACATGTTCACCTGAGAAGCTCATTTTCAATGTG CAGCCTGTATGTGGAGTTGAACAGCGCGGTTCTAACATCCATCTCTTGGAGCCTGACAGATCTTCAGAACAACATATGCTTCATCCAACATTTCAGGAAACCTCGGAACTG AATGAGGTTACGTATGCTGTTTCAGAGCTGTCTATTCACCTCAAACCAGAAGAACCAAGTGCAGAAGATGAAAGGAGAAAATGGGAGGAAGGGCGAATGGACTACATGGGGAAAGATGCTTTTGAACATATCAGAAAGAAGTTGGATGCATTTTTATATTAA
- the GYG2 gene encoding glycogenin-2 isoform X2: MSVTDQAFVTLATDDVYCQGALVLGQSLRNHRTSRKLAVLITPEVSSGMRSVLRSVFDEVIEVDALDSADSVRLALLQRPELGVTFTKLHCWTLTHYSKCVFMDADTLVLCNVDELFDREEFSAAPDSGWPDCFNSGVFVFRPSLKTYNLLLQFAEEHGSFDGGDQGLLNSFFSNWATTDIDKHLPFIYNLSSSAVYTYVPAFNHFGRDAKVVHFLGSTKPWNYKYNLQTKRVIQDGTTSGSLHQLSFLALWWNIYSASVLPLLEKPQKMEESESEECKHTFNGVEIILKKVSPPVANSLQMPVLPEQTYEIYPTTCSPEKLIFNVPVCGVEQRGSNIHLLEPDRSSEQHMLHPTFQETSELNEVTYAVSELSIHLKPEEPSAEDERRKWEEGRMDYMGKDAFEHIRKKLDAFLY; encoded by the exons ATGTCGG TAACGGATCAAGCCTTTGTGACCCTTGCTACCGATGATGTTTATTGTCAAGGAGCTCTGGTTCTCGGACAGTCCTTGCGGAACCATAGGACATCTAGAAAACTGGCAGTACTAATTACACCAGAGGTTTCCAGCGGGATGAG GTCTGTCCTCCGCAGCGTGTTCGATGAAGTAATTGAGGTAGATGCACTTGACAGTGCTGACTCGGTCCGTTTGGCTCTGTTACAGAGGCCAGAACTGGGTGTAACCTTCACTAAGCTTCACTGCTGGACTCTTACTCATTATAGCAAATGTGTCTTCATGGATGCAGACACTTTG GTGTTATGCAATGTTGATGAACTGTTTGATCGAGAAGAGTTTTCAGCAGCTCCTGATTCTGGCTGGCCTGACTGCTTCAATAGCGGTGTATTTGTGTTCCGACCGTCTTTAAAAACTTACAACCTTCTGCTCCAGTTTGCAGAAGAACATGGCAGCTTTGATG GGGGTGATCAAGGCTTGTTGAATAGTTTCTTCAGTAACTGGGCAACAACAGATATTGACAAACACTTACCCTTCATTTATAACTTAAGCAGCAGTGCTGTATACACCTATGTTCCTGCTTTCAATCA tTTTGGTAGAGATGCCAAAGTTGTTCACTTTTTGGGGTCGACAAAGCCCTGGAACTACAAATACAACCTTCAAACAAAGAGAGTTATACAGGATGGCACCACCTCTGGATCTTTGCATCAGCTGTCATTTCTTGCCCTCTGGTGGAACATATACAGTGCCAGTGTATTGCCTTTGTTAGAAAAACCTCAGAAGATGGAAGAGTCCGAATCTGAGGAATGTAAG catacATTCAATGGAGTTGAAATCATACTGAAAAAGGTCAGTCCTCCTGTGGCCAATTCACTGCAAATGCCTGTTCTTCCAGAGCAGACATATGAAATATACCCCACAACATGTTCACCTGAGAAGCTCATTTTCAATGTG CCTGTATGTGGAGTTGAACAGCGCGGTTCTAACATCCATCTCTTGGAGCCTGACAGATCTTCAGAACAACATATGCTTCATCCAACATTTCAGGAAACCTCGGAACTG AATGAGGTTACGTATGCTGTTTCAGAGCTGTCTATTCACCTCAAACCAGAAGAACCAAGTGCAGAAGATGAAAGGAGAAAATGGGAGGAAGGGCGAATGGACTACATGGGGAAAGATGCTTTTGAACATATCAGAAAGAAGTTGGATGCATTTTTATATTAA
- the GYG2 gene encoding glycogenin-2 isoform X4, with amino-acid sequence MRSVLRSVFDEVIEVDALDSADSVRLALLQRPELGVTFTKLHCWTLTHYSKCVFMDADTLVLCNVDELFDREEFSAAPDSGWPDCFNSGVFVFRPSLKTYNLLLQFAEEHGSFDGGDQGLLNSFFSNWATTDIDKHLPFIYNLSSSAVYTYVPAFNHFGRDAKVVHFLGSTKPWNYKYNLQTKRVIQDGTTSGSLHQLSFLALWWNIYSASVLPLLEKPQKMEESESEECKHTFNGVEIILKKVSPPVANSLQMPVLPEQTYEIYPTTCSPEKLIFNVPVCGVEQRGSNIHLLEPDRSSEQHMLHPTFQETSELNEVTYAVSELSIHLKPEEPSAEDERRKWEEGRMDYMGKDAFEHIRKKLDAFLY; translated from the exons ATGAG GTCTGTCCTCCGCAGCGTGTTCGATGAAGTAATTGAGGTAGATGCACTTGACAGTGCTGACTCGGTCCGTTTGGCTCTGTTACAGAGGCCAGAACTGGGTGTAACCTTCACTAAGCTTCACTGCTGGACTCTTACTCATTATAGCAAATGTGTCTTCATGGATGCAGACACTTTG GTGTTATGCAATGTTGATGAACTGTTTGATCGAGAAGAGTTTTCAGCAGCTCCTGATTCTGGCTGGCCTGACTGCTTCAATAGCGGTGTATTTGTGTTCCGACCGTCTTTAAAAACTTACAACCTTCTGCTCCAGTTTGCAGAAGAACATGGCAGCTTTGATG GGGGTGATCAAGGCTTGTTGAATAGTTTCTTCAGTAACTGGGCAACAACAGATATTGACAAACACTTACCCTTCATTTATAACTTAAGCAGCAGTGCTGTATACACCTATGTTCCTGCTTTCAATCA tTTTGGTAGAGATGCCAAAGTTGTTCACTTTTTGGGGTCGACAAAGCCCTGGAACTACAAATACAACCTTCAAACAAAGAGAGTTATACAGGATGGCACCACCTCTGGATCTTTGCATCAGCTGTCATTTCTTGCCCTCTGGTGGAACATATACAGTGCCAGTGTATTGCCTTTGTTAGAAAAACCTCAGAAGATGGAAGAGTCCGAATCTGAGGAATGTAAG catacATTCAATGGAGTTGAAATCATACTGAAAAAGGTCAGTCCTCCTGTGGCCAATTCACTGCAAATGCCTGTTCTTCCAGAGCAGACATATGAAATATACCCCACAACATGTTCACCTGAGAAGCTCATTTTCAATGTG CCTGTATGTGGAGTTGAACAGCGCGGTTCTAACATCCATCTCTTGGAGCCTGACAGATCTTCAGAACAACATATGCTTCATCCAACATTTCAGGAAACCTCGGAACTG AATGAGGTTACGTATGCTGTTTCAGAGCTGTCTATTCACCTCAAACCAGAAGAACCAAGTGCAGAAGATGAAAGGAGAAAATGGGAGGAAGGGCGAATGGACTACATGGGGAAAGATGCTTTTGAACATATCAGAAAGAAGTTGGATGCATTTTTATATTAA